In Electrophorus electricus isolate fEleEle1 chromosome 10, fEleEle1.pri, whole genome shotgun sequence, the genomic window CAGGAAACGCGCAGGGCCAGCTGCTGGCTCAGACCCAGTGAAAAGCTGTGGCTGCAGGGACGAGGTGGTAAGCATACAAGGCGCAGTCACCAAAAAGAGGACACATATGCATTGGCAAAGAGTATAGACCCGATCATCCAAAAAATCCTGTTAGTTGCATAATTAggcattttgtcattttttctgaatctacatatacatatatatgtgtatactgtttatgtgtttgttcaACACAATGGCTAAAACATGGATTATAAACTATgaggtgttgtttttgttgttaaattgGTATCATTACAGGAGTTTGTCTGTCCCAACGCAGCTATAAGTACCGTTATTACCTTTACCAGTTAACAGCACAGCAATTACTGATCAAATTGATTTTATCATATTACATATGTTatacactacacaatatacaagatCTGCCACTTCAGCATGTTTGAGATATGTCACtagaatatttaataatttacttTATAAGTTTGATTGATCTGGAGGACAAATGTGTTGATTTAGATTATTCTATAGCCCGTTTGGCAGCGCAATCTCATCAGCTCATTCTCTGCAATATTTCCAAACACGCCCTCATAGATGAACGCTCAACCATTCTAGCACAGATTACAGTCACATAGTAAAAGTGTTTCCACTGTGTATAGAATGCAGTGGTCACATTCATCCCAACAATGACATCCACACTATTTTTGTCTTACAACTACAGTAAATTTAGTCCCAGCATAACGATATGTAAGAACATAATGAAGCAAACCAGTTTCCCCAGTCATTCACTCCGCTGAAATCTGACGGAGGTACAGCCGAGGTCTCTGTGCGATTGTCAAGCAGGGAAAAGTGATAATCTCAGTTACAGGTGCACAGAGTAACAGTTgtctttttccatctctctttctgtctctctctccatgaaaATACAGTCTTTCTATTCTTGGACCAAATTATTGAGGGCGGTGAccctatttgtttttgttgcgtGTCCTGGCAACTGCATGCAGACATACTGAAAAATTGCGTGTCACAGTGATGGTGGTACACTAACTGTGTTCCTAAGGAGATTTGAGTAAGATAAAGTCATAATTTTAGCATTGTTGATGTGATCtaatttttcttaaaatatttttctctaaCCCTCTTCCCATAAGCAGGCACATTATTgagcaaattaaataaacaaaacactatgcatgttttacatttttaatacattttgatgAAAATGATAAACTGTGCATATGTAACACAAAGTTTCAATACCAATTACTAAGACAACAAATGAATTTAGCATCCATGGAATGTCAAGAAGAGCGATGTCCTGATATAATGTTAGCCTGGCACTGCATTAAAACAAGAGGCCTGAAGgaatttgcatgtgtttatttgtttaacatGGACTTGAAGAGTCTTCAGATTTGGCCTTTAATCACTTAAAGGAACACCCTAAAGATTGAAGGAGACTGATCTTTCACCGTCATTGTGCCTTTCTACAGGAATGCACTTCGATCTacttcttaaaaaaacaaccaacaagcACAGTTTAACTCCTATACCAAATATATACCCTCCCCATATACTTTCATAGAAACATGTATCTATCAGAAGCACCTAGTAGATACCGTGGCCCGACTCTCGTCGTACTCAGTTTGCATTTGGTCATCCTCCAGCTCTTTAGCACTGGTGAGTTTATGAACACAGGATCATAACTGGCCGGACTACTTCCAGTCCAGTAGTGATGACGACACATATAAAACCTCTAGCGCCACTACGAAGCCTGATCCACCCTGTATCCATACCACATCCCCCACTGTGCCACCGCTACAGCTTCTTTATGACTGACGAGCTTCTAACCACCGCTGAGCAGATAACCACCTAACCACCGCTGAGCACCGCTGTCTCGAGAGTCATATCTGCTCAGCGGTGGTTAGAAGCTCGTCAGTCATAAAGAAGGTAAGAGGCAGGCAAGACGCTGGGCATGGCACCAGATGGACTGCAATCTGGAAGTGCACATCTGCAAAATGCACCCTTAAGACACCAATACCTAATAAAGTGAACAGTGGGCGTAGGTGTTCCCCATGTTCAGGGAGATCGCTTCATTAGGTGCACCAGTTCTAAAGCTTTGACAAATATGCTACCACACCTCTAACGGTAAACTATAATATACTCATGCTTGGCATGTCCAGTTATTTTCAGAATTTACTGGCTTATttaaatgagtttaaaaaaaagtcaaggaattcatatatattaaaaaaaaaacaaaaaaacaaacaaacaaaaaaacaaccgaCAGACAATTGTCtgtttacatttgatttgattaataTGTTCATATCAGCCAGGTCCTGATAGCTACACTGATATAGTTTtccaaactgaaacaaaattcATTAAACAGGCcaccaaaaacacagaaactttGTGCATTAGAAGACAAGTTACTGTGAGCCAGCTAATGCCTGCACCCAGCAGAGATGCCAGAGAGTCAGGCACAGCTGTAGAGTAGGCGGACCTCAGACAGTGGCCACTGAGTACATAATCAATGAAATGTCATCTGCGGCAATCCCTTCACAAGGTAAAAGTTCTAAATACTAAGTACAAAATTTACACGGgatcattattatattttttcagAAATGGGATTTGAATTGGGACTGCACATCCTCTCTGAAGTAGGCAGACTCTGATCTCTAACTTGGCTTCGCACAGCAGGCATTCTTGTGTTGTGTAAACTATAAGGCATAATTAGCCAGTATATTACTAATCAGCAAGTTACTTCAGTCTGGGTTATTTAATTCACCTTCGGTAGACAGAAAAATGATCAAACCCATGCGATACCACATGCAGTCAATATTGTTCATTAGGCTACATTAACAAGTAAACATGGTACAATTCTTAGAATAAAACCTACTCATAACTGTtacatttctaaataatttAACAGTTAATAGTTATTAGGAAATATATACCTTTTCCcatttaataaaagaaaatttaaaaaaaaaagtgatcaaGTATTTTTACAATAACTTAAGAGCTGACAAGTTTAACAACctatttaataattttgttcCTGGGTACTTCGGAGCAGTTTTAGGTGAGTGtatctttaaagattttattttttatatataagcTGGGaatataaatcattttttttctgcctaCTCAGCCTAACACCCATGTGCAATAAAATAGTCCAACACCAACCATCATATGTACTGACAGATAAATGCTGCACTTTTGCTTGAAACCAGAAAACACATCTATAATGAATCCTTTGTGCTCCGATGTCATGTAATGTGATTGAGGCAATTTGTCAAAAGTACCAAAGGAAAtatgatacttttttttttatcacaaaaGTTGGTCAACTTTTGCATGCCGagtaaaaaaacacaaaacctgtcTTGCTTAACTATTAACTGCGCACAGCTACACTACCTGTGCCGCTCCAACCACCAcggatgtggatgtgtgtgcataaagTCTTAGTGAAGaatctttaaaatgtcattttgattatttatttatggccGCAGATGTATCGTGGAGGTCAACAGCAATTAGCTGCTCCCTGAACCCACCTTCAGTCTTGGCCCCTGTCCCACCATTAAGAGCTCAGGAGGCTTCACTTCGAGGTGCGAAGGACCAGACTGCGATCGCTATCTGTATAAGCAAATTGTTCCAGCAGTGCTTACGCTGCTCATACGGACCAACCCTCTGCCTGCTGCAGCAGCTACCATCCCCTGATCAGGCCGTCACCCCTTCACACCGCGTTCTCCCAAGCAGGGCCGGAGAGCGGCCCGAGCAACGGGGAGCTCCGTCTGGTGTCCGTCTGTGCATGTGGGCTGGCGAGCGACTCACACCACCTCATCCGACTCCAGGCCGTACTCCTCGTACAGAGCGTCCAAGATGGAGAGCTGCTTCTCCATGGCGGGCAGGTAGATGGCCAGGTCCCGGTGCATGCTGGCGGAGAAGCCCTCCCTCAGCTCGTCACCCTCATGGGACACCAACGCTGCCATGAAGCCCCCGTAGGAGGGCGCCGCCCTCAGCGCCAACTGTGGACCCACGtacacaaaagtgtgtgtgtgtgggggggtccgGTTGGGGACGATGTGTGTACAGCTGTATTGTGCATGAgcaagttttatatatatatatatatatatatatatatatatatatatatatatataaaaagaggtCATATTTTCAATACTTACAGCAAAGACTCCCCGCACGACCCATCCGTGATACTGCCGTAGTGTCTTTCCATAGGCGTTGTCTGGAACAAGAAGAACCGTGTTTGAACCATCCTGGTTTAAGATTGCAGTGCCACAATGGGAATTATACCCCATGCATTACAGAATTTGATGAGAATGCTTTATACAGCTGAAATGAGAGactgtgtgcatgcctgtgaaTCATTCTGCTGTACATGCACCGCCTGGCTGGCCATGCTGAATTACTCCATTCTTTTGCTTTCTCCACCAGGATTGGTCAACATTTGCTTTCTTCCCTGAGGCCCTGATAAATACCAAAACATTCAGTTGCTTCTGATCCTGATGGGTTAGACCAGAGGTCTCaatatcaaatataaaacactaCTAGATGGACAGTCTGACAGCATTACTGCCAAACAATGAAGCGGTGATTACGTTTCCTTTCAAAATGGCACAATCCATTTCAACAAATCACGCTGCAGGGGTAGTGGTATGAACAGGAAGATTTCAAGTCTTTAAATTGACCAGAATGTGTGGCCTAAATGTTCCTGCTTGGAGAATTCAAACTTGGTCTTCCATAGGGCAACTAAAAACAGACAGGTCATTAGACCATCTTTAGTCATGCTTCAGGAACAATAAACACATACTCATCCATGACGTTACTTTCAGCTTTTTTCACTAGCCCGTAGGAAGACACGATGATACGTTCTGGCCAGGGAAATGTATTTGAAAACAAAGCCTACTGCAGGGGCTTTAAAAGACAGACAATGCAAATGACTCCCTTGCACAATAGCTTCCTGTAGTAATTCCATATCTCCATCTAAAAAtagtttgggttttttattttggCAGGAAGACTGGTTATTCTGGATCATtttggagagaaagagtggtACAGTTACCATGTAGTCCACTAGCTTGCTCGGAGAATCTTCACTAAGATAAAAGTGCTTCCATTGTGGGGTCAGAGATACAAGGCCAAAAGGTGAGCTACATGACTTGCTCTGTGATACTGTGATCAGACACAAAAATCTTTCATAAGAGCAGAGCAAGTCTCTGGAATGATCGACAGTATTCCAAAACTCCAGCTGTTAATTTACAACATCCAACAAGCGATTAcatcgctttacatatgcccagttcgctttacatatgcccagtactgtgtactgtactaaattgcactgtctactcattttgtatttgtcctgtcctgtatttatttaatgtttatttaatgacattttgtactatattggactgtttgcacttgtgtagcatgttgtctgttgcactgttgtttttatgttgcaccatggtcctggaggaacattgtctcgtttttgttgtgtacttgtatatagctgaaatgacaataaaacctcttgaacttgaacacccCCCCGCCCATTTTCCCATGTGCTCCAGGCACTCACTCAGAGCTGAATGGATGTCCTGCTCCCCGCCATTCAGCTCAGCCAGGAATTCTTTGAGGAACTTCAATCCTCGCTTGAGCCACAGCAGTGCCTCCGTGGCCGAATTCCGCACATGTGCCACCTTCGTCTCCACTTCGTGCAGCACCACGCTCTGAAGTGTGGGGAAAGTGCCCGGCTCAGACAGCAGCTTCTGCTGGACTTTCTGAGGAAGAAACGGAGACCTTTCTAGATTTGGGACCGCCTAAACGAACGGTCATTCTCAGTTAAAGGCTATCGTGTGCTGTAGtatgtacaaaaaataaataaaaataaaagacactACTAAGTGgtacagagagactgacagatATATGGACAACCCAACAGACAGATGTATTAACAGAAAGATAAATATTAAGTCATGGTCACATTGCTGAGAACACCTAGTGGCCGTGACGATAATTTACTCGGTTGATGATTCTCAAATGTGTCCTTCATGTGGCCACAAATGCAGTGAAGTatctaataaatgtttcaaaataataaaattagaaTTCAGACTTTTTGTACTGCACTAACAAGCAATAGATATACAAGGAGGTTTTTTTAGACTCATAAATCCCAACAGATAATTTTATGCCCATTTTGGACTCCATGTAGACATTTTTATACtttgtatgtactgtatgcTTCTGGGGATTTTAGGTCAAATTACTTTCATCAAAAGCTATTATCCTTCTGAACAAATACAAGCTAGACCAGTGGAAACATGAGATGATGAGACAGGGAAATTCTATTTTCTTCACCTTTTGCGATACCTTTATAGCCCCTACACAGAGATTGGGCAATACATTAATGTCTGGGGTTATTCATCGTCTAATATACGTTTTCTAGGATTAGTGCTAGAAACTGTAAAGCAACGCACTTATGCACTAATGAATACTTCACAGTTGAAAAATAGTGaaataacatttcatatttcgGATGTTTGACGGACGTGGCCACTCACCTTAATGTTGCCCACAAAATCTATTTTAACTGGAGCGAAGACAGTTGGTCCCAGCTTGTCTGAGGAGAAAAAGCCAGCATCACTGTGCTGTTGAGCATTCAGCATATTAGAGGCCCATGTATAGAATCCCACAGCCAGACCCCGTGAGCCAGGAAAGGGCCCGATGCTACAGACAAGGCAGAAGGCACAGCTAACGGCAAGGCGCAAAAGTCCTGGGTGCTTTTGACTTAAGCGAGCGCGTTTAGGTCAGGAATGGCCCGCTATCCTGTGTCCAGTCGGTCGAAAAAAAGCACCACAGGCATTGTGGCATTTGGCTCCCACACCAGCGGTCACCCCTGTCTGTACCTACTCCTGACGCCCCAGCCAGGTTGTGAAACTAGAAGTTGAGCGCGATTTCCTGGCcagaagaacagagaacaaAGGACGTGGGGGCCGGAAGTGAGGAAAAGCGCCGTGGCTCGGAGGGTGGAAACGAGGGAACGGGTCTTTGACTTTAATCGAATGAccacagaaaagacagagacaggcaaatGGGTAGGAtggagagtgaaagaagagacTGGCCTACCTAATACTGGCACTATAGCATAGCAAGAGTCCAAAAAGGCCCGTGTGGGGATACCATTGTCGTCTTCCAGTCTTATATCACTAAATCTACAAAAGGAAAACCACAGACATTCAGAAACGGACAGTGCATTGTGGCACACTGCAAAAGAACGCATTTATTTCATGAGCACAAAAACCAAAGACAACCAAAAGAATACATTTGGACTAAATCAAACTCAGGAACTCAAGCAAACTTAGGAaaaaataatatgcaaaaaatTCTAAGGAATACTCAAGAATGTGCACCAAAATCTGCACCCGATTTACTCGTGAGAAACTTTCCTACAGTATTTGCTAAAGTATTACGTTTCTCACTGCATTTGAGTACAATATTCAAAAGGTAGTGTAATACTGGAAaggtatttttatatattgcttTGGTAAGGTTTCACAGCTTGAATTGCATATTGATTAAGACTCACCACCAGTGAGTGTGATGGTGGAATACTTCAAACTCTCACAGAATACTGAATTTTATTGCACAAGggacatggagagagaaaagatgtaACAAAAAAGCTCTACAAACCCATCACCACAAGCAGGGCCCCGGTTTCAGTGCAATGGTGAGAGaaaacacactaacaaacacctAATCATTcacaagccatcctccaaataTTACTCCATAATTACTGTAATATTTCAGTTTCTGTTGGAGACACATTTTCAGATTATTAAGACTCACTGACTCATGTTCATCCGCATTTCCTAAATCTACACTACTTTATCAGTAGTTTTGCATGAAGCCTGTACACTCTATTAGTATTTAACAGTTCAGTAACTAAATTATAATTCTGATACACATTCTTAAATAAGTTTTCCTTCCAAAGAAGTATGCGACCTACTACTTACTGGGAaatgatatggggtgtatgatatgttCTGTTATTTGGTCCTGAATCTGCATATGCATAACATATCAGAAAATGTCTGATCTTGAGCTCATAGCAGAGGAGGCTCCGCATACCTGTGACTCATACTACTGAAGAATGTCTCCACCTGCTCTTCCTCGTCCTGTTTACCCTGTGATTCAAGCTCATTCACTCCTGGGTCAGCCTCGTTTCGATCACTGACTCGCTGCTCTTGACATGATGACTCCACGTCTCCCTGCTTCTCCTGGGCATGAGCTACTTTGTCTGGGCACACGTCCGTTCCTGCCTCCGCTGGAGCACATTCACTCTCAGCAGGAGCCTGAGGAGCAGCCCGGGCCTCCGCTGGGTCCTCGCTCTCCTGCTCCAGTAGCCTGTTCCCTGGAACAGGTCAAGGGAATTGATTGGATAAGACATGGAGTACCGGCTTACCAAATCATCCTCAACTACCCTGAGTTTTAAAGAACATTAAGGATCCCTAACCTAAGAATATGATTTACAGTGGGACACTGGATTCACAGAGGGTACAGCGTTTATGTGAGCACTGAGTATATGGTTTACCTGTGGGAGGTGCAACTGTATTGTCTGGGGGAGATAAAGTGGGTTGTCCCCCTGGTCCAAACTCTGCACTTCTCTGTGATGAGGGACTAGCTGAGCTGTTTACTGGACGCTTCTGTCTGTACAATAAATTCAAAATCAAGAGTGAGacagtaaacactgtttcaactTCCCACAAGTACCACGATCAATATACAATAAATGGCAGAATACAAATATATTGAACCAAGTCATGTACATGAAGGTTTCTTAACTCACTTTTCTTCTGGATGGGGATTTGTTTGATTAAGCGATTTGATctgcatgacaaaaaaaaaacaaacaaacatcaaaacagatatgaaaaaaacattacatctTCAGTATACTATTTTTAGCTTAGCAGTCAGAAATACTTCAAACAGTGCATTGCCTGAGCTATTTCAGCACACAAAATTTACACTCAGCAAGAGTTTGACGGAGTTCTTCATAAGGACCTTTTGAGGTTTAACGGCAGTGAGGGCAGGGGAACCAGGTGGGCTGTGGGACCCAGACAGGCCATGGCTCAGCAGGCCTGGGCTGAAGGTACGCCCTGCTATCTGCATACACTCCTCCAGCGTCTTCAGGAAGGTGGTGCAAGTGGACTTCACCAGACTCCCTGCATCATCACCTGCCTAAGcatcgcacaaacacacacagggccattTTCACGGCACGTTTTTGGAGATGCGGATGCAGTCTGATGTGTTCTAAATAACAGCATGAACTTTGCATTTAATCAGATTTCAAGGTGCAGTGATTCCTGAAGGAGATGAATGCcagacattttgtaaaattaaaacattcttcctGTGGGTTTTGTACATTTTTCGTACAGTATCCTCTGCATGTtgcaaagggggaaaaaaaagtgcaagGATGCACTTTTGAGGATAAATGATGGTTTACTGCAGCCTCGTTTACAGTTGTACGTGATGACAAATGGCTTGAAGTATAACTTGTGAGTACAGCTGAGTTTTATACAGTACGTGAAGAGTGAACCTTCATGCATGACTATGCATATGTCCACAAAATATAACCCACTTCTTATCTGGGGGTATTCTGACTCAGTGAAGACTGCTAGTGTCTGAAGCTCCCAATCTAGGGAACTTCAACAGGAGTCATGGCAACGAATCAACATGCCCAAGTGAACTGCATCAGGAAATGTATGACGTCTACTGCTTCACCTCTCCGGAGGCCGAGGTCTCCTCGCCCAGGGGACACTCCTTGAGTTTGTTCACTTGCTCGAGCAGAAGATCACAGTACAGTCTCAGCtcacacattttggttttcagtgCCTCTGTATTCTCCTGGAGCTCTGTGCAGACAATGCAGATGAAATAACAACTAAAATATGTATAATGACTAATATATAGCTGGAAAATTAGCTACAGCTCATTATAATTGTATGGTATACTATATATCCTTAAGCAGGATTCATCACAGATTTTTAGGACTTTTCTCTCTTacccttctctctttttgtccGGTTGTCTGTCAGACAGGCTTTTGCTGTTCCTAAGGCTACCAgccatttctgtctctctgctgcatTGATTGCCTTGAGGTAGAAGTATTGTTCCCCTGGTATGGTCAGATCGACTCTCGTGAAATCTGAGGGGTGCACTGGAAAAGGATCAAGTATAAATCTAAAACTAAGAACAACTGCATATACTGCAACAAAACCATGCTTTACCACTACAAAATCAGACTGTTTCCTTTATATTACCCTGTATTTCGCACACGGATATCTTGATGCTGCCTTTGCATCCTTTCCAGGCATCTTCTTGAGAATCATAATATGAAAGAGTGCCACCAGCTAATACAAACCAGCGAGGCTGCCAACCTAGAAGAGAAAATGATCATCTGAGTGAG contains:
- the plekha8 gene encoding pleckstrin homology domain-containing family A member 8 — translated: MEGVLYKWTNYISGWQPRWFVLAGGTLSYYDSQEDAWKGCKGSIKISVCEIQVHPSDFTRVDLTIPGEQYFYLKAINAAERQKWLVALGTAKACLTDNRTKREKELQENTEALKTKMCELRLYCDLLLEQVNKLKECPLGEETSASGEAGDDAGSLVKSTCTTFLKTLEECMQIAGRTFSPGLLSHGLSGSHSPPGSPALTAVKPQKIKSLNQTNPHPEEKQKRPVNSSASPSSQRSAEFGPGGQPTLSPPDNTVAPPTGNRLLEQESEDPAEARAAPQAPAESECAPAEAGTDVCPDKVAHAQEKQGDVESSCQEQRVSDRNEADPGVNELESQGKQDEEEQVETFFSSMSHRFSDIRLEDDNGIPTRAFLDSCYAIVPVLDKLGPTVFAPVKIDFVGNIKKVQQKLLSEPGTFPTLQSVVLHEVETKVAHVRNSATEALLWLKRGLKFLKEFLAELNGGEQDIHSALNNAYGKTLRQYHGWVVRGVFALALRAAPSYGGFMAALVSHEGDELREGFSASMHRDLAIYLPAMEKQLSILDALYEEYGLESDEVV